One genomic region from Natrinema caseinilyticum encodes:
- a CDS encoding sulfatase-like hydrolase/transferase produces the protein MTRNVVLICLDTVRKDYFDDYAPRLQELASVSFEQCRAASGWSTPSHASILTGALPHQHGIHTHNRDFADLSRSDTFLADIPDHTALGASANVYASSTFGFDAVFDRYSDIAPHRRFPDGMDMEKFIQDRDEDGVRRYLEFLRAALRHDHTLESLGNGVLFKANDLFRRAPVPKVLDDGASIVSSEGRSMVDSTEGPFFLFTNFMDAHGPVHHVLGYDRNLHSAPNDWTSFAFDDWEINIEGVSADHEQDIRYHRELYGAAIDYLDRTVASFIAEIQRQTDRETTFVVTADHGENLAYPEDDDLFGHTSSLTESLLHVPCYLINPPEGYEPTEPSYFSHLELGDLIVGLANDETPSLFRERVPAELIGVSIGGPPGGPEEYRYWDRMLRCAYDGERKYVWDSLGASRKYEIDHERPCWQRRANNDDVAIPSWARAFFDVEIRAYKERAQAIETDTDQDVDATVERRLEELGYR, from the coding sequence ATGACCAGAAACGTCGTCCTGATCTGCCTCGATACGGTCCGCAAGGACTATTTCGACGACTACGCGCCCCGGTTACAGGAGCTGGCGAGCGTCTCCTTCGAGCAGTGTCGGGCCGCAAGCGGGTGGAGTACGCCCAGCCACGCCAGCATTCTGACGGGCGCGTTGCCCCACCAGCACGGGATTCACACCCACAACCGGGACTTCGCCGACCTCTCGCGGTCGGACACGTTCCTGGCCGACATCCCTGATCACACCGCACTGGGTGCCAGCGCGAACGTCTACGCCAGTTCCACCTTCGGCTTCGACGCCGTCTTCGACCGCTACTCCGACATCGCACCCCACCGCCGATTCCCCGACGGGATGGACATGGAGAAGTTCATCCAGGATCGCGACGAGGACGGCGTCCGGCGCTACCTGGAGTTTCTTCGCGCGGCCCTCCGCCACGATCACACGCTGGAAAGCCTCGGTAACGGCGTGCTATTCAAGGCGAACGACCTCTTCCGTCGCGCGCCGGTGCCGAAAGTCCTCGACGATGGCGCGTCGATCGTCTCGAGCGAGGGGCGCTCGATGGTCGATTCGACCGAGGGGCCGTTCTTCCTGTTCACCAATTTTATGGACGCTCACGGGCCGGTTCACCACGTTCTGGGCTACGACAGGAACCTCCACTCCGCCCCGAACGACTGGACGTCCTTCGCCTTCGACGACTGGGAGATCAACATCGAGGGCGTCTCGGCCGACCACGAACAGGATATCCGGTATCACCGCGAGCTGTACGGTGCGGCGATCGACTATCTCGATCGAACGGTCGCCTCGTTTATCGCCGAGATTCAGCGCCAGACGGACCGGGAAACGACGTTCGTCGTCACCGCCGATCACGGGGAAAATCTGGCCTATCCCGAAGACGACGACCTGTTCGGCCACACGAGCAGTCTCACGGAGTCGCTGTTGCACGTTCCGTGTTACCTGATCAACCCGCCCGAGGGGTACGAGCCGACCGAACCGTCGTACTTCAGTCACCTCGAGCTCGGCGACCTCATCGTCGGCCTGGCGAACGACGAGACGCCGTCTCTCTTCCGAGAGCGCGTCCCGGCGGAGCTGATCGGCGTCAGCATCGGCGGTCCGCCGGGCGGTCCCGAGGAATACCGCTACTGGGATCGGATGCTCCGCTGCGCGTACGACGGCGAACGCAAGTACGTCTGGGATTCGCTCGGCGCCAGCCGGAAGTACGAAATCGATCACGAGCGGCCCTGCTGGCAGCGACGGGCAAACAACGACGACGTCGCCATCCCGTCGTGGGCGCGGGCGTTCTTCGACGTCGAAATTCGCGCGTACAAGGAACGCGCGCAGGCGATCGAAACGGATACGGACCAGGACGTCGATGCGACGGTCGAACGGCGACTCGAGGAGTTGGGATACAGATGA
- a CDS encoding CTP-dependent riboflavin kinase → MSVSTESAVGHDELAVLKLLALQGGLEGDVKISCSHLADRLDASNQTASRRLQRLESASLLERDTVSDGQWVSITDSGERTLHAEYEDYRRIFERESTIELDGTVTSGMGEGRHYISLSGYQRQFEDRLGYEPFPGTLNVDLREDSVRRRSAMASLEPVPIDGWESDERTYGPAVCYAATIETTDGDVYENAHTIAPERTHHDDDQLEVIAPEKLREELGLEDGDHVTVSVGDRE, encoded by the coding sequence ATGTCTGTGTCAACCGAGTCCGCCGTCGGCCACGACGAGCTCGCGGTGCTCAAACTCCTCGCACTCCAGGGCGGGCTCGAAGGCGACGTCAAGATCTCCTGTTCTCACCTCGCCGACCGCCTCGACGCGTCGAACCAGACCGCCTCGCGACGGCTCCAACGACTCGAGAGCGCGTCGTTACTCGAGCGCGACACGGTCAGCGACGGCCAGTGGGTCTCGATCACCGACTCGGGCGAGCGAACGCTTCACGCCGAGTACGAGGATTACCGTCGCATCTTCGAGCGGGAGTCGACGATCGAACTCGACGGCACCGTCACGAGCGGGATGGGCGAGGGACGCCATTACATCTCCCTGTCGGGCTACCAGCGCCAGTTCGAAGACCGGCTCGGCTACGAGCCGTTCCCCGGGACGTTGAACGTCGATCTCCGCGAGGACAGCGTCCGCCGGCGCAGCGCCATGGCGTCGCTCGAACCCGTCCCCATCGACGGCTGGGAGTCCGACGAGCGGACCTACGGCCCCGCAGTCTGTTATGCCGCCACGATCGAGACCACCGACGGTGACGTCTACGAGAACGCCCACACTATCGCCCCCGAGCGCACCCACCACGACGACGACCAGCTCGAGGTCATCGCGCCCGAAAAGCTTCGGGAGGAACTCGGCCTCGAGGACGGCGATCACGTGACCGTCTCGGTGGGTGATCGCGAATGA
- a CDS encoding glycosyltransferase produces the protein MKRLVEALFGLVALTGLPYLIYLGSYYLRQPSGTPADTWPEEPSVSIVLPTYNEAAIVESKLEELVTLDYPMEKVEIVVVDSSDDETAELVEDFFAGRRAPSLSLLREDERRGLATALNEAYAAAENEVVIKTDCDSRLASDAVRKAVANLADPDVAGVTGRNAEVIGDSEVEQGYRDIQTMIQVLESHIDSTLIFHGPFSAFERDAIVPIDEDSIADDTELALKIRRNGGRVVFDPEIHYKEAAHSAFGKRREQKDRRAMGLLRLLWRQRDALGRHGAYGRIVLPFNWWFMMVSPWLVATGVTVATVGSLAVLGPFGLVTPAGVLAFTALGSRDALGPLQPFYSLFDTQISLLRASVSLVRARGDEAESHDGTWEPDRELREVLQ, from the coding sequence ATGAAGCGTCTCGTCGAGGCCCTGTTCGGGTTAGTTGCACTGACGGGTCTCCCGTATCTAATCTACCTGGGTTCGTACTACCTCCGGCAGCCGTCCGGAACGCCCGCGGATACGTGGCCGGAAGAGCCGTCGGTCAGTATCGTCCTGCCGACGTACAACGAAGCCGCGATCGTCGAATCGAAACTCGAGGAACTGGTCACCCTCGACTACCCCATGGAGAAGGTCGAGATCGTCGTGGTCGACTCGAGCGACGACGAGACGGCCGAACTGGTCGAGGACTTCTTCGCCGGCCGACGGGCCCCGTCGCTTTCGCTCCTCCGTGAGGACGAGCGTCGAGGACTCGCGACGGCGCTGAACGAGGCCTACGCCGCCGCGGAGAACGAGGTCGTCATCAAGACCGACTGCGATTCGCGCCTCGCCTCCGACGCCGTTCGGAAGGCGGTCGCGAATCTCGCCGATCCCGACGTCGCGGGGGTGACCGGCCGGAACGCGGAGGTCATCGGCGACAGCGAGGTCGAGCAGGGTTATCGAGACATCCAGACGATGATCCAGGTCCTCGAGTCGCACATCGACTCGACGCTGATCTTTCACGGTCCGTTCTCGGCGTTCGAACGCGACGCGATCGTCCCGATCGACGAGGACTCGATCGCCGACGACACCGAACTCGCCCTCAAAATCCGGCGCAACGGCGGCCGCGTCGTCTTCGACCCCGAGATCCACTACAAGGAGGCGGCCCACTCCGCGTTCGGCAAGCGCCGCGAGCAGAAAGACAGACGCGCGATGGGACTCCTTCGATTACTGTGGCGACAGCGCGACGCGCTGGGCCGACACGGGGCGTACGGTCGCATCGTGTTGCCGTTCAACTGGTGGTTCATGATGGTCTCGCCGTGGCTCGTCGCCACCGGCGTGACCGTGGCCACGGTCGGTTCGCTGGCCGTTCTCGGGCCGTTCGGGCTGGTGACGCCGGCCGGCGTCCTCGCGTTCACCGCCCTCGGCTCCCGCGACGCGCTCGGCCCGCTCCAGCCGTTTTACTCGCTTTTCGACACGCAGATCTCGCTGCTCCGCGCGAGCGTCTCCCTCGTCCGCGCTCGCGGTGACGAGGCCGAATCCCACGACGGCACCTGGGAACCCGACCGAGAACTCCGCGAGGTGTTACAGTGA
- a CDS encoding sulfatase-like hydrolase/transferase yields the protein MTGDTTHDRTLLVTVDSLRYDHFDQMPRTRRFLKRTHDRAFATSTATLGSVPAIVGGEYASGGGLESERSVAHEFEPYSAGITTNHLLSSEYGYDAGFDSFASPKGGGESIKDRGAVLLQRGTLAHRVATWGWNRYQQARSLVGEVEKSFRRADDVIESFRREIGGRESWFGWLHFMEPHHPYDPDGAPVSRDEAQRVTRTVLAGGGSESDEELVRRLYRREVAELDAALDPLWEAVPDDARVVFCADHGELLGEDDLWGHPGELRRELLHVPFGTRNAPDLGEVVSLVDVPSILVGREHGVGTLERERAFASYGDRTAAMDDRLLATGDGTLTLSTGEPASDPDLERARRRFDPAYVVKEEALQEDLEDLGYV from the coding sequence ATGACAGGCGATACCACACACGACCGGACGTTGCTCGTGACCGTCGATTCGTTGCGCTACGATCACTTCGACCAGATGCCCCGAACGCGGCGCTTCCTCAAGCGCACTCACGACCGGGCCTTCGCGACCAGTACGGCGACGCTCGGGAGCGTGCCAGCCATCGTCGGCGGCGAGTACGCGTCGGGAGGCGGACTCGAGAGCGAGCGGAGCGTGGCACACGAGTTCGAGCCCTACAGCGCCGGCATCACCACCAACCATCTGCTTTCCTCGGAGTACGGGTACGACGCTGGCTTCGACTCGTTCGCGTCGCCGAAAGGTGGCGGGGAGTCGATAAAGGACAGGGGCGCGGTCCTGTTGCAACGCGGGACGCTCGCCCACCGCGTCGCGACGTGGGGGTGGAACCGCTACCAGCAGGCCCGGAGCCTCGTCGGCGAGGTCGAAAAGTCGTTCCGCCGTGCCGACGACGTAATCGAGTCGTTCCGGCGGGAGATCGGCGGCCGAGAGTCGTGGTTCGGCTGGCTCCACTTCATGGAACCGCACCACCCCTACGATCCCGATGGCGCGCCGGTGAGCCGCGACGAGGCCCAGCGCGTCACGAGAACCGTACTCGCCGGTGGCGGCTCCGAATCCGACGAAGAACTGGTTCGGAGGCTCTATCGACGTGAAGTCGCCGAACTCGACGCCGCCCTCGACCCCCTCTGGGAGGCCGTTCCGGACGACGCGCGCGTAGTTTTCTGTGCCGACCACGGCGAGTTACTCGGCGAGGACGATTTGTGGGGCCATCCCGGCGAACTGCGCCGGGAACTGCTCCACGTTCCGTTCGGCACCCGGAACGCCCCCGATCTCGGCGAGGTCGTCTCGCTCGTCGACGTCCCCTCGATTCTGGTCGGGCGCGAACACGGCGTCGGCACGCTCGAGCGCGAGCGGGCGTTCGCCTCCTACGGAGATCGAACGGCCGCGATGGACGACCGCTTGCTGGCGACCGGCGACGGGACCCTCACGCTTTCGACCGGCGAACCGGCGAGCGATCCCGACCTCGAGCGAGCGCGTCGGCGGTTCGATCCGGCGTACGTCGTCAAAGAGGAAGCCTTGCAGGAAGACCTGGAGGATCTCGGGTACGTATGA
- a CDS encoding glycosyltransferase, which yields MTDVAILHDRFPGIGGGEEFAIEAARVLDAPIYTTYVADGTDLPPDVDVIPFRQSKYTSLPWRPFLEWKNEGMNPLETLNVALDMTDAHPDLAAYDVILESAPLSKYYVPQVDQRIVHYPHSPPRWLYDLYRDRLSSFDTPIVEAGIKAYAKVWRALDKEANDYVDQFVANSELVRDRIRRFYGRDAVVVYPPVTGDWRNEGDDGYFVTWSRLAPEKRIDLIATAFAGLDERLVIAGDGKQRDKLEDFATAHDNIEVRGYVDDIESLVARATAVVYAPKQEDFGLVGAETMMAGKPLLGVNEGFTRYQVQGGRTGLLFEPTVASIRETVRRFDPADFDPAEIREAARCYEYECFAKNLRTVTGETAVADVDASKLEPTRPDRIDDAGSSESTQDRDETRPQTVEELTGGVDDTADSELEGVTDQ from the coding sequence GTGACCGACGTGGCGATCCTCCACGACCGGTTTCCGGGAATCGGCGGCGGCGAAGAGTTCGCTATCGAGGCCGCGCGCGTCCTCGACGCGCCGATTTACACGACCTACGTGGCCGACGGGACGGACCTTCCCCCGGACGTCGACGTGATCCCGTTTCGCCAATCCAAGTACACCTCGCTGCCGTGGCGGCCCTTCCTCGAGTGGAAGAACGAGGGGATGAACCCGCTCGAGACGCTCAACGTGGCGCTCGACATGACCGACGCGCACCCGGATCTCGCCGCGTACGACGTGATCCTCGAGAGCGCGCCGCTGTCGAAATATTACGTCCCGCAGGTCGACCAGCGGATCGTCCACTACCCCCACAGTCCGCCGCGGTGGCTCTACGACCTGTACCGGGATCGGCTCTCGTCGTTCGATACACCGATCGTCGAGGCCGGTATCAAGGCCTACGCGAAAGTGTGGCGGGCGCTCGACAAGGAGGCCAACGACTACGTCGACCAGTTCGTCGCGAACAGCGAACTGGTCCGGGACCGGATCCGACGGTTCTACGGCCGCGACGCGGTGGTCGTCTATCCGCCGGTTACGGGCGACTGGCGAAACGAGGGCGACGACGGCTACTTCGTCACCTGGTCGCGACTCGCCCCCGAAAAGCGGATCGACCTGATCGCGACGGCCTTTGCGGGGCTCGACGAACGGCTCGTCATCGCCGGCGACGGCAAACAGCGCGACAAACTCGAGGACTTCGCAACCGCCCACGACAACATCGAGGTCCGGGGATACGTCGACGACATCGAGTCGCTCGTCGCCCGGGCGACCGCGGTCGTCTACGCACCGAAACAGGAGGACTTCGGCCTCGTGGGCGCGGAAACCATGATGGCCGGCAAACCGCTGCTCGGCGTAAACGAGGGGTTCACCCGGTATCAGGTGCAAGGCGGTCGGACGGGCCTGCTCTTCGAGCCGACAGTCGCGTCGATTCGAGAGACGGTTCGGCGGTTCGACCCCGCCGATTTCGATCCCGCCGAGATCCGGGAGGCCGCCAGGTGCTACGAATACGAGTGCTTCGCGAAGAATCTCCGAACCGTTACCGGGGAGACGGCCGTCGCCGACGTCGACGCCTCGAAACTGGAACCGACCCGGCCGGATCGGATCGACGACGCGGGATCGTCGGAGTCGACGCAGGATCGCGACGAGACCCGGCCCCAGACGGTCGAGGAACTGACGGGGGGCGTCGACGACACTGCTGACAGCGAACTCGAAGGGGTGACCGATCAGTGA
- a CDS encoding DUF502 domain-containing protein, with amino-acid sequence MASWKRDFASGLIVLGPILITLYAIYWLYGLIAGVTPGLILDQAALKPLIPGSTEQAVQTREQIAQFLRVIVALTVFIILTFSVGYLMRTTVGGLVERLVDNVANRVPVVRVVYNASKMAAETAFGEQESLQKPVKIETWEGLRMTAFKTGKVTSDGREVLFLPTSPNITTGYVVEVQPDEITELEEDVEDALTRILSAGFGDANRRGMNAGVSIDVIDEARVDRDDRTDQTDQVERANDD; translated from the coding sequence ATGGCTTCGTGGAAGCGGGATTTCGCGAGTGGGCTGATCGTCCTCGGCCCGATCCTCATCACGCTCTACGCTATTTACTGGCTCTACGGACTGATCGCCGGTGTGACCCCCGGTCTCATTCTCGATCAGGCGGCGCTCAAGCCGTTGATCCCCGGCTCGACCGAGCAGGCCGTCCAGACGCGCGAGCAGATCGCTCAGTTTCTCCGCGTGATCGTCGCGCTGACCGTTTTCATCATTCTCACGTTTTCCGTCGGATACCTCATGCGGACGACCGTGGGCGGGCTCGTCGAACGGCTCGTCGACAACGTCGCGAACCGCGTGCCAGTGGTTCGCGTCGTCTACAACGCCTCGAAGATGGCCGCCGAGACCGCCTTCGGCGAGCAGGAATCGCTCCAGAAGCCGGTCAAAATCGAAACCTGGGAGGGCTTGCGGATGACGGCGTTCAAAACGGGAAAAGTGACCAGCGACGGCCGTGAGGTTCTCTTCCTTCCGACCTCGCCGAACATCACGACCGGCTACGTCGTCGAAGTCCAGCCCGACGAAATCACGGAACTCGAGGAGGACGTCGAGGACGCCCTGACCCGAATCCTTTCGGCCGGCTTCGGCGACGCCAACCGTCGCGGCATGAACGCCGGCGTCTCGATCGACGTCATCGACGAGGCGCGAGTCGACCGCGACGACCGAACCGACCAGACCGATCAGGTCGAGCGAGCGAACGACGACTAA
- a CDS encoding glycosyltransferase, translating into MADVLMLHQFHQPHHAHRVFGDAVDADYRHFETGAEIGGPEANLDSMLARLQTAVDLESYDVVIGEGTTPIYTLLFYKLFNRWDARVVPLIADETFLKIRDQHTHRVWRHVLGPVMSRAVSGAIAVGDRARSWASRYLAVPFEIVHPPIADAKYEALEPIGRRVCSAADRVDRESDAAATRTDGSGVGGATDESGPDPGATGSDSSATGKGSRSEPTRILHAGTVSDRTAVAKKNVDLLARVVASRSDWTLRLLGSGHDQFDYSGHSGVEAPGYLELADFAAEFAAADVYVQASSGDAFPVATLEAMLAGLPTVVSTETGTRELVEDVDPLLVRAPTARDVRWGIEYARSLTADERRERGAALRERVTPLTESNQATEFRRAVTEVVA; encoded by the coding sequence GTGGCTGACGTGTTGATGCTCCACCAGTTCCACCAGCCCCATCACGCACACCGCGTCTTCGGCGACGCCGTCGACGCCGACTACCGCCACTTCGAGACGGGGGCGGAGATCGGTGGCCCCGAAGCGAACCTCGACTCGATGCTGGCGCGACTTCAGACCGCCGTCGACCTCGAGTCCTACGACGTCGTGATCGGCGAGGGAACGACGCCGATCTACACGTTGCTGTTCTACAAACTGTTCAATCGGTGGGACGCACGCGTCGTCCCGCTGATCGCCGACGAGACGTTCCTGAAGATCCGCGATCAGCACACCCACCGGGTCTGGCGTCACGTACTCGGGCCCGTGATGAGTCGCGCCGTCTCCGGCGCCATCGCCGTCGGCGACCGCGCGCGCTCGTGGGCCAGCCGGTATCTCGCGGTCCCGTTCGAAATCGTCCACCCGCCGATCGCCGATGCAAAGTACGAGGCCCTCGAGCCCATCGGCCGTCGGGTCTGCTCGGCGGCCGATCGAGTCGACCGGGAATCCGACGCTGCGGCGACACGCACCGACGGATCCGGCGTCGGGGGCGCCACCGACGAATCCGGTCCCGACCCCGGCGCTACCGGCTCCGACTCGAGCGCCACCGGCAAAGGCTCGCGTAGCGAACCGACCCGGATCCTCCACGCCGGTACCGTGAGCGATCGAACTGCCGTCGCGAAGAAGAACGTCGACCTCCTCGCTCGAGTGGTCGCCAGCCGTTCGGACTGGACGCTCCGACTGCTCGGCTCCGGCCACGACCAGTTCGATTACAGCGGTCACTCCGGCGTCGAGGCACCCGGCTACCTCGAACTCGCGGACTTCGCCGCCGAGTTCGCGGCGGCCGACGTCTACGTCCAGGCGAGTTCCGGCGACGCGTTCCCGGTCGCGACCCTCGAGGCGATGCTCGCGGGCCTCCCGACCGTCGTCTCGACGGAAACGGGGACTCGAGAACTCGTCGAGGACGTCGATCCGTTGCTGGTTCGCGCGCCGACCGCGCGGGACGTGCGGTGGGGGATCGAGTACGCCCGCTCGCTGACGGCCGACGAGCGCCGAGAGCGGGGGGCCGCCCTTCGGGAGCGAGTGACGCCCCTCACCGAGTCGAATCAGGCCACAGAATTTCGGCGTGCCGTGACCGAGGTGGTCGCGTGA
- a CDS encoding branched-chain amino acid transaminase: protein MGFDEMDVDTIWMDGEFVDWDDAQIHVLTHGLHYGSGVFEGARCYDTESGPALFRWEEHLERLFQSAKPYEMDVDYTKDELTEATKELITRQGLPSCYVRPIAFYGYNSLGVSPKDCPTRTAIAAWPWGAYLGEDALENGIDVMISSWRKHSSSQIPTNAKTTGLYVNSMLAGEEARRNGYAEAIVLNKEGNVAEGPGENVFLVRDGELYTPGLSESILDGITRDSVIQIAEDNGYTVHDNVSISRGELNTADELFFTGSAAEITPIRKVDNVVIGDGTRGPVTEELQQEFFDIVERGSDEYDEWFEYVDV from the coding sequence ATGGGATTCGACGAGATGGACGTCGACACGATCTGGATGGACGGCGAGTTCGTCGACTGGGACGACGCGCAGATCCACGTTCTCACACACGGACTCCACTACGGAAGCGGTGTCTTCGAAGGCGCACGCTGTTACGACACCGAATCGGGTCCGGCACTCTTTCGCTGGGAGGAACACTTAGAGCGGTTGTTCCAGTCCGCGAAACCGTACGAGATGGACGTCGACTACACGAAAGACGAACTCACCGAGGCGACGAAGGAACTCATCACGCGCCAGGGGCTCCCCTCCTGTTACGTGCGACCGATCGCCTTCTACGGCTACAACTCGCTGGGCGTCAGTCCCAAGGACTGTCCGACGCGCACCGCCATCGCCGCCTGGCCGTGGGGTGCCTATCTCGGCGAAGACGCCCTCGAGAACGGGATCGACGTGATGATCTCCTCGTGGCGAAAGCACTCCTCGAGTCAGATACCGACGAACGCCAAGACCACCGGCCTCTACGTCAACAGCATGCTCGCGGGCGAGGAAGCGCGCCGGAACGGCTACGCCGAAGCGATCGTCCTCAACAAGGAGGGCAACGTCGCCGAGGGGCCCGGCGAGAACGTCTTCCTGGTTCGGGATGGCGAACTCTACACCCCCGGCCTCTCCGAGTCGATCCTCGACGGCATCACTCGCGACTCCGTGATCCAGATCGCGGAAGACAACGGGTATACCGTCCACGACAACGTGTCCATCTCCCGCGGCGAACTCAACACGGCCGACGAACTGTTCTTTACCGGGTCCGCGGCCGAGATCACGCCCATCCGGAAAGTCGACAACGTCGTCATCGGCGACGGCACCCGCGGCCCCGTCACCGAAGAACTCCAGCAGGAGTTCTTCGACATCGTCGAACGGGGTTCCGACGAATACGACGAGTGGTTCGAGTACGTCGACGTCTGA
- a CDS encoding glycosyltransferase family 2 protein: MTARAASAFLRPIGHPDPAVSVVVPTIPENDHDAVVAALERQTAADYDVLVVNDPDLGVCEARNLGLERADGEIVAFTDDDCRPPVGWVEAIRRAFDERDDLVLLEGPVDGGMTYEGRRKYPTCNLAVDRRTAIDAGGFDERFEYWREDTEFGWRMEEYGTAVYDERVRMVHPDRPRSSIVRENERLLRRRHPEKYEAVVVPDTLAGRVNDWLWRKGVWDAVDAVRYGTGVRGRG; this comes from the coding sequence GTGACGGCGAGGGCGGCGAGCGCCTTTCTGCGGCCGATCGGACACCCCGACCCCGCCGTCTCCGTCGTCGTTCCGACGATCCCCGAGAACGACCACGATGCGGTCGTCGCCGCACTCGAGCGCCAGACCGCCGCCGACTACGACGTTCTCGTCGTAAACGACCCCGACCTGGGCGTCTGCGAGGCGCGAAACCTGGGCCTCGAGCGGGCCGACGGAGAGATCGTCGCCTTCACCGACGACGACTGCCGGCCGCCGGTCGGCTGGGTCGAGGCGATCCGTCGAGCCTTCGACGAGCGTGACGACCTCGTACTTCTCGAGGGGCCTGTCGACGGCGGGATGACCTACGAGGGACGACGCAAGTATCCCACCTGTAACCTCGCGGTCGATCGCCGGACGGCTATCGACGCCGGCGGGTTCGACGAACGGTTCGAATACTGGCGCGAAGACACGGAGTTCGGCTGGCGCATGGAGGAGTACGGAACGGCCGTCTACGACGAACGCGTACGCATGGTCCACCCCGACAGACCGCGGTCGTCGATCGTCCGGGAAAACGAGCGACTGCTGCGGCGCCGCCATCCGGAGAAATACGAGGCGGTCGTCGTTCCGGACACGCTCGCCGGCCGAGTCAACGACTGGCTCTGGCGGAAGGGCGTCTGGGACGCCGTCGATGCCGTTCGCTACGGGACGGGGGTGAGAGGGCGTGGCTGA
- the ribB gene encoding 3,4-dihydroxy-2-butanone-4-phosphate synthase, whose product MTGYHAGPRSNADRANAATSSANAAADPFENALESLRRGEPILVHDAADREGETDLIYHADAVSPRAVARLRNDAGGLVCVALAHDVAEAFDLPFYSDAVDHPATADHELGYDDRSSFSLTVNHRDTYTGITDEDRSTTIQALGDAADAPDRVAFAEQFRVPGHVHLLKGAPDLLAQREGHTELGLALADAADLAPAVVVCEMLDDETGTALSPADALGYADRYDFAYLEGREIVERLE is encoded by the coding sequence ATGACGGGCTACCACGCCGGTCCGCGGTCGAACGCGGACCGCGCGAACGCGGCCACTTCGAGCGCGAACGCCGCGGCCGACCCCTTCGAGAACGCCCTCGAGTCGCTCCGACGGGGCGAGCCGATACTCGTTCACGACGCGGCGGACCGGGAGGGCGAAACGGACCTGATCTATCACGCCGATGCGGTCTCGCCGCGGGCGGTCGCACGGCTGCGAAACGACGCCGGGGGACTGGTCTGTGTCGCGCTCGCCCACGACGTCGCGGAGGCGTTCGACCTCCCGTTCTACTCGGACGCCGTCGATCACCCCGCGACGGCCGACCACGAACTCGGCTACGACGATCGGTCGTCGTTCTCGCTGACGGTCAACCATCGCGATACGTACACGGGAATCACCGACGAGGACCGCTCGACGACCATCCAGGCACTCGGCGACGCCGCCGACGCACCCGATCGGGTCGCCTTCGCCGAGCAGTTTCGGGTCCCGGGCCACGTCCACCTGCTCAAGGGCGCGCCCGATCTGCTCGCCCAGCGGGAGGGCCACACGGAACTGGGACTCGCCCTCGCCGACGCCGCCGACCTCGCGCCGGCCGTCGTCGTCTGTGAGATGCTCGACGACGAAACCGGCACGGCGCTCTCGCCCGCCGACGCCCTGGGCTACGCGGACCGATACGACTTCGCCTACCTCGAGGGCCGCGAGATCGTCGAACGGCTCGAATAG